GCATTTCCGGCACGATCGGCAGCCGCTGGGACACCGGCATTGGCGAGTTTGGCGTGGTCGTGAGCGGCAGTTTTGCCCGGCAGGACGTCGCCAATTTCGCACCACGGGTCGATCGTGACGCCGTGGTCCTTCCCGGCCAGGGGCCGAGCGCCCAGTCCTTCCCCTTCCTGCGCATCCAGTTCTTCCAGCAGGGTCTCGACAATTACGAATATGAAACCTGGAACGGGACCGGCGCGCTCGAATGGAAGCCCGCCGACAATCTCAGGCTGTATTTCGACGCGACCGTGAACAACCAGCAGCGCGCCCAGGAAAGCCATCGGATACAGATTTCCGGCACCGCCACCCAGTCGGTGGTGGATGCGACCAACAATACGGCGTTCGAAACGGTGAAGTGGGGCACGCTCGACGGACCCAATGGTCCGATCGATCTGGGCACCGTCCAGGCCACCGTCGCGGGTACGATCGGGATTGGCGGATCGACCGGAACGGTCATCGATTCCAACATGCGCATGTCGAGTGACACCGGCGCGCGGATCACGCGCAGCCGTGTGTTCGATTTGGGCTCGGAATGGGTCGTGGGGGACCTGACGGTTCGCGCCGAAGGCTCGCTGTCGACGTCAAAGTCGGAATTCCCCAACTTCTCGACCACGCTCGACTTCATCAACCCGCGCGGCCCGCAACCTGTGATCGGGCGCAGCATCGATAACGGCGTCCCCCTCGCCTTCGACCTGCGCAACGGCACGCTGCAATTTGGACTCGACCAGGCCAGCCCGTTCGCGCCCAGTGCCGCCGAACTGCTGAACCCCGCCAATTATCAGCTTCAGCAGGTGGCGCAGGGCGCGAGTACCACCGACAATCAGGAGCGCGCCGCGCGGCTCGACCTGTCCTATGACTTTTCGGACGTCATGCCGTTCATCAGCTCGATCGACGCGGGCTATCGCTGGAACCGCACCTCTGCGGTCAACAGCGAGTTTTCGAACAATGTCAGCCTGACCAACACGACCAGCGCGTGGAACCGGCCGAGAGGCAATCTGTTCGCCGACATCCTGATCCCGGGACCGGACAACTTCAATGCGGCGGACGGACGCACGCTCTATTTCCCTGACTTCCTGCTGATCGACGGGGGGCTGGCGTTCCGCAATCCGGTGTCGGTCCTGAACACGCTCAACAGCGCGATCGCCGCCAGCAACGCAGCGCGCACCCAGGGGCCAGCGGTCGCCTCGCTCGCCACGCCGACCGAGAGTTTCGCGGGCTTTTTCAGCATCCGCGAAACGACCAGCGCCGCCTATTTCCAGGCAAATTTCGACGGTGAGGTCGGCGGCGCGCGCGTGCGCGGCAATGCCGGTGTACGTTGGCTGCATACGGGTCTCGACTCGACCGGAAATAACATCGCGAATGGGGTGGTGACCGGACAGACGGTCACCAGCAGCAGCTATGAGTTCTGGCTGCCGCGGTTCAGCCTGGTGGTCGAACCGGCGGACAAGGTGCTGATCCGCGGCGGCGTCGCCCGCGACATCCGCCGTCCGAATTTCGATACGCTCTCGACCTCCTATTCCTTCGGTACTGGCGCGAATACGCCGGTCGCGGTGGGCAACCCGGCGCTGGTCCCCGAGGCGGTCTGGTCGTTCGACCTGTCGGGCGAATATTATTTCGCGCCCTCCAGCCTGATCAGCATCGGCTTCTTCCACAAGTCGCGCACCAATTTGTTCGCGCAGCGGCAGGAAGATCCGGCACCGAACCTCGATCTCAGTGGCAACCTCAACATCGACATCACCCCGCCGTGCGAACAGGGCGGAATCTACAACCCGGTTGCCAACCGCAACATCAACAACCCGGTCCAGGGCGTCGGGATCTGCGTGCCGTTGCTTTCGACATTCAACGTCGGCGGGACGACGACACAGACCGGCATCGAAATCGCGTTCCAGCACGATCTGTCCGCATGGGAAGACACGCTGGGCTTCGCGTCCGGTTTCGGGTTCATCGGCAACTTCACCTATCAGAAGACCGGTGGAACGGCCCGCGAATATCGCACCGCGGATGGCCCGCGCACCGTCTTCACCCTGCTCGGCAAGCCAAATTCGCAGGATCTGATCACGCTCACCAACCTGTCGAAATTCGCGTACAACGCGACACTGTTCTACGACAAATACGGGCTCAACGCGCGGATGCGATACACGTGGCGGTCGAGCTATGTGTCGAACGATCCGTTCTTCTTCGGCCTTCCGCGCATCAACGGCGCGCGCGGCCAGCTCAATGCAAGCATCAACTACGACATCACCGACAGGATCAATGTCGGGGTCGAGGGGATCAACCTGCTGCGCGAGGATCAGAACCAGTATTGCGTCAACGACAAGGCGCTGCTCTGCTTCCAGGGGCTGACCGACCGACGCATCACTGCGGGGCTCAGCATTCGCTTCTAGACACCGCACTCAGGCATCGCCCCGACGAGGGGGCGATGCCTAGCGCCGCTGCGCCAGCACCCACGCCGTTGTAACCTTGAACTTGAATATCGGCGAATATTCCCGGGTCTCACGCTGGGCTGCCGCATCGAAATCGCGATAGCTGGCAAGGCGTTCGAGCAGCAGCTTTCCGGCGTCGGTCAGGAAAGGGTAGGCACGCGGTGCCTGACCGTTCAACAACAGGCTCGTTCCGGCATACATCTGGAAGTCGATCAGGATCTTGTCGCTCCCCGCACCACTGCTTTTGGCAAGTGCCACCAGCTGTTCGATCGCAGGGATCGCGCGTTCGAACCGGCGAACATCCTGTTTGAGCGTCAGTGTGATCTGCCCCATCAGCAACTTGATCCGGACCGATGCGGGATTTGCGGGGTTATTAGCGGCGGCCTTGATGCGCTCGAGATAGGGTTCGGCCTCCGCGACGCGCCCGGCATCGATCAGCGCGATGCCGACGTCAGCGCTCGCCATGTCGGTGACCGGAGATTGCGCGCCGAATTGCTTCTCCGCCGCCGCCAATGCGGCGCGGGCGGCAGCGACCGGGTCGGCTGCCGGCCCCTTTGCCCAGTCGATGCGCGAACGGACCTGCGCATCCGGCTTGGCGAGCCGGTCGATCCGTGCCGCAATCACGCGCGCCTCGTCCTCGCGGTCCAGCTTGCGCAATGTGTTGGCCAGACTTGCCATGGCGTCGATCGCCAGTTCACTCGTTTCGCCTTCCGCACGCTCGAACAATGCCAGCGCCCTGCGGAAGGCTGGCTCCGCTTCCCGGACCCGGTCCAACGAAAAATAGGCCATGCCGATGCAGTCGTGCACACGACCGGACAGCTGCAGATCCGCAGGCGTCGTGTCCGGTAATTTGCCGACAAGCGGGTTTAGCAGATCGATCGCTGCCTGCCCCTGCCCAAGATTCCACTGGACGACGCACAGCCCGATTGCCGCGATTACAGCCGTTCGCCCGGTCGGTCCTTGCAGTTTTCGGGCGAGCGCAAGCCGCCGCTCGGCCACGGGCAGATACTTCTCCAGGTTCGCCAGCCGGTCGTAGTAACTAGTAACAGCGCCTAACATCGCCAGCGCGTCGGTGCTGTCGCGTCCGACATTGGTGTCGATATAGGCTTGCGCCGACAGGATCATCGGCTCGGTCTTGGCGTTCCCAGCCGTAGCCACCAGCACCGCAATCGCCAATGCGATGTCGGCGCAGGCGGCACCCTGCGGATTGGCCGATCGGCAATTGTCGAACGCCGGCACAAAGAGGTCCGCCGCCTTGCCATATTCGCCCTTGTTGAAGGCCGCGATCCCCTCGGGCGGCACCGGCACGCGCGCACCTTGTGCGGCGGCTGGCGTCACCGTCAGCGCGATCCCCGCGCCCGCCACCAGTCCTGCAGTCCGCCACAATGCGACCATTGGCCTGTATCCATCTGCGCGAGGCCGCCGCCCCCTAGGTTGGAAAAGACACGCACTTACAACGTCGTGACAGCTTGAACGCGGGTTCTGGCGACCGCAACTGACAAGTTCGGGCCAGCGCGCGGCAGTGCTATCCGTCCCGCCCCTATCTTTTTTCCCAAAATCGCCTATGTCGCGGCCCGATCATGGCAACGCGACTCCCCGAAGCCCCCAAGGTGGGCATGGTGTCGCTCGGCTGTCCCAAGAATCTGGTCGACTCCGAGCGTATCCTGACCAAACTCCGTTCCGATGGCTATGCCATGTCCGCCGACTATGCCGGCGCGGATGTGGTGCTGGTCAACACCTGCGGCTTTCTGGACAGCGCCAAGGAAGAGTCGCTCGAAGCGATCGGCGAAGCGATTGCGGAGAATGGCCGCGTCATCGTCACCGGCTGCATGGGCAAGGAAGCCGAGGTCATCCGCGCTCGCTTTCCCAATGTGTTAGCCGTGACTGGTGCGCATCAATATGAGGAAGTCGTCGGCGCTGTCCACGACGCCGCACCGATGCCGCCCAACGCCTTCCTCAACCTGGTGCCGGATGCGGGGCTCAAGCTGACCCCGCGCCATTACAGCTATCTGAAGATCAGCGAGGGGTGCAACCACCGCTGCTCCTTCTGCATCATTCCGGCGCTGCGCGGCGATCTGGTCAGCCGCCGCCCCGACGCGATCCTGCGCGAGGCGGAGAAGCTGGTCGAGGCGGGCACGCAGGAACTGCTGGTCATCAGCCAGGACACCTCCGCCTATGGCGTCGATATCCGCAAGGAGCCGCGGATGTGGAAGGGCACGGAGGTCGTGCCCCACATGACCGACCTCGCCCGCGAACTCGGCAAGATCGCGCCGTGGGTGCGGCTCCATTACGTCTACCCCTACCCGCATGTCGATCAGGTCATCCCGCTGATGGCCGAGGGACTGATCCTTCCCTATCTCGACATCCCCTTCCAGCACGCCGCGCCGTCGGTGTTGCGCACGATGCGCCGCCCGGCGAACGAGGCGAAGGTGCTGGAGCGGCTGCGCAACTGGCGCAGCATCGCGCCAGACATCACGATCCGGTCGACCTTCGTCGTCGGCTTCCCGGGCGAGACCGAGGAAGACTTCCAGTATCTGCTCGACTGGCTCGACGAGGCGCAGCTTGACCGTGTCGGCGCGTTCCGGTTCGAACCCGTCGAGGGTGCCGCCGCCAACGACCTGCCCGGCGCGGTGCCGGATGAAGTCAAGGAAGAGCGCTACGCCCGGATCATGGAAAAGACCGCCGCGATCAGTGCAGCCAAGCTTCAGGCGAAGATTGGTCGCACGCTCGAGGTCATTATCGACGAGGTCGATGGCGAGGGCGCCAACGCCCGGTCGCAGGCCGATGCGCCGGAGATCGACGGCACCGTGTTCCTGCGCGACGCCGGGCATCTGAAGCAGGGCGACATCGTCCAGGTCGAGATCGAGGACGCTGACGAGCACGACCTCTACGGCGCACCGCTGGCCTGATCCTCAGCCATCTCCATCTCAACTACGGCGACCAGCGCGCCTTCGAGCGCGGCAAGCGCAGCCGGGTTTGTCGGGTGCGTCCCCGTGGCGAAATGCGGTGCTGCCATCCGATAGATCGCCTCGGCCAGTGCACGCGGCGAATGGCACACCGCATCGAACTCGACCGTGCCGTCGGACCCGTTGAGGTGGTTTACCTCCTGCACCAGCACATGGCAGCCATGAAGGGTGCGCGCGGTCATGCGCGTTCCTCCGATTCCCCGTGTCTGTACCCGCTCGAACGTCACCCGCGTCAGGCCCGGTTCGGCGTGGCACATGAACGTGAAGCTGGGCGCGCCCGCGAGCATCGCGAGCGCCCCGCGTAGCATGTCACCCATCGCATCGGTCAGGTACCCGCCCCCAAAACTCGCCAACCTCGTCGCCGACGCGCACTTTGACGCCGTACCAACCGAAGCCGTCAATTTCATACCGGAACGCGATGTCGCCGGTTGTGATACCCGAGTCCCAGTCTTCAATGCGGTCGGATGTTTCCGGTAACGTAACCGAAACCGGCTGGGGCGCGCCCGGCCCGCTGCGGTCGAACAGTTCCAGAAAGCGCGGTCGCCAGCCGCACCGCGCCGCCTCTACCCGTGCCAGCGTCATGCGCGCGCCCGAAACGGCCTCATCCAACGCCTCCTGCCACAGGCCAAAGGTGAAGTTATGCTCCACCCGCCCCCAGATCAGCCAGACGTGGAGCCGCATCCATCCTGACTTCGACCGGGACAGGGTAATGCGGAGCGATCCGCCCGGCGAGGCGAGCACTGCCTCGTCGGTCGATCCTGCCGCAAACCCCTCCAGCGCCAGGACGAACGGCTTAAGGTCGGCCTGCTGGATCAACGGCCCCTTGAACACCAGGATGTCGATGCTGCTTTCGCGCACCTCGGCTGCGATATCGAGCCAGGTCGCCCGCCCGCTCGCGCCAATCCACAGCGACAACCAGCCCAGCTTGATGTCGGGTGGCAATGCCTTACGCCGCTCCGTCGCCGTCTCGATCTGCGCCACTTGTTGCTCCCGTCTTTCGCTTGAACTGCCCTGATCCCGCCCTAGGGTCCAAGCCATGATGTTCCGAAGCCTCGCGCTCGCAGCGCTCCCCGCCACCTGGCTTGCGCTGACCGGAGCGCAGGCCGAAAGCGGTATCCGGGGCGAAGTGGTCGATCCTCTGACGCTTTCGGACGATGATTTCGCCCGTCATCGGGATCCCGCAACCTGGCGCGGCCTTTCCGTGACCCGTATCGAATTTCGCGAAGAAAGAGGTGCTTGGCGGCTCTTTCGCATCGCGAATGTGAATAAACCACGTGGTCCGCTCTGGTTCGTCCCGCATGACAACGAGAATGCCGGGTTCGAAGCGGGGCTGGCTGGCGTGCGGGCCTATGGCGGGGTGATGATCGTCGTGGATTCTGGCATTGCCGAGGATGGTCGCCGCCGCAACGCCGCGGTCGATCGAGGCGGGCCGATCGATCCCAATCGTAATTTCCGCGATGGAACGCCGCTTTACGCCAACACGATCCTCGCCGACGTTCGGCGCGGGGCGCTGCCGATCATCGCGCTCCACACCAACTCGCCCGGATTCGATACCCGCAACTCCCGCTGTAACCAGTCCGATCCGCCGGGGCGCGGCGAGGTGTCGATCCGCTTTTGCGACGACGTCATGCAGCCACATCCTTCGCAAGGGCGTGCCTGGCCGTTCGACGATGACGACAGCCTCGCCTATGTCGCCTATCGCTCGGGGCGCTCGCCTTATTCCGCGTGGTGCGGCAAGGCGCTGGCGCTGGCCGACTTCAACGTGGTGTTCGAGCGGGTGAGCATCAGCGACGGGTCGCTGTCCAACTACGCCTTGTTGCGCGGACTGCCCTATGTGAATTTCGAGACGCAGGAACGGGGGCTTGAGCCCGCGCGGCTCGCCGAGAGCCGCAACCGGCTGGTCGCGATGATCGACCGGGCGATGGAGCGCTGCACTGCCCCCTCGACAAGGCTGGCGCGCTAGTTGCCGTCGGTGGGCGCGCAGCTTAGATCATCCGCGATGACCGACCTGTCCACCCTGCTCCAGCCCGATCGCGGCCAGCCCGCGCGCACCATCCATGTCGTCCACCCCGACCAATGGCAGGACTGGCTGAAGGGTCAGCCGCCGCGCGTCCGCACCGCGATCGCCGCGCACAAGCTGACCGGCAAAGCCGGCAACCGCGCGGTCCTGCCCGCCGACAAGGACGATGACTGGTCGATGCTGCTGGTCTGCGACGAGGCGGAGACTTCGCCCTTCCGCATCGCCTCGCTCGGCGAACAATTGCCCGAAGGCACCTATCGCCTCGCGACCGGCGAGCCCGGAGCGGGGATGCTCGGCTGGGTGCTGGCCCAATATCGCTTCGACCGGTACCGCAAGGACGAGACCGCGCAGGGTGCGCGCGTGCTGCTGACCGGCGAACCAGGGCGGATCGAGGAAATCCTCCGCCTCGCCACCGCTACGTTCAAAGTCCGCGATCTGGTCAACACTCCGGCGTCCGACATGGGACCGGCGGAGCTGGAGGCGGAGATCGCGGCGCTTGCCAAGGCCAACAGCGCGACGCTGACGGTCACGCGCGGCGATGCGCTCGAACAGGGCTATCCGATGATCCACGCGGTCGGGATGGCGGCGGCGCGCGGGCGCGAACCGCGGCTGATCGAGCTGGAATGGGGCGATCCCAAGCACCCCCGGCTCGCGCTGGTCGGCAAGGGTGTGTGCTTCGACACCGGCGGGCTCGACATCAAGCCGAGCGCGGGCATGCGGCTGATGAAGAAGGACATGGGCGGCGCGGCGCATGCGATTGCGCTCGCCGGGCTGGTGATGGCGCAGCGCCTGCCGGTGCGGCTCCACCTGCTCGTTGCGGCGGTCGAGAATTCGGTCGCGGGCAACGCCTTCCGGCCGGGCGACGTCCTCAAGACGCGCAAGGGGCTGACGGTAGAGAACACCAATACCGATGCGGAAGGACGTCTGATCCTGGGCGATACGCTGACCAGGGCGGTCGAGGTCAGGCCCGGCCTGATCCTCGACTTCGCGACCCTGACGGGGGCCGCGCGGGTGGCACTCGGGCCAGACCTCCCCGCCCTGTTCGCCAATGACGATGCGCTGGCGGGCGCGATGCTCGACGCAGGGGACAGTGTGAAAGATCCCCTGTGGCGATTACCCTTGTGGGATGGCTATGACGAGATGCTGAAGTCGGACATCGCCGACATGGTCAACTCTCCCGACGGACCTTTCGCCGGCCCGATCACCGCCGCCCTCTTCCTCCGCCGCTTCGTGCCGAAGGACATCGCCTGGGCGCATCTCGACCTGTTCGCCTGGCGCCCGGCCGCCAAGCCGGGCCGTCCCAAGGGCGGTGACGCGATGGGGCTGCGCGCGACCTGGGCGATGCTCAAGGCGCGCTACGCCGACAAGTCGTAACCGGCGCAACCGGCTCGACTTCCCGACAGCGCGGCGGCAAGGTGCGGCGATGACGAACACGCGCAACGGCGGCCGCATCCTGGTCGACAACCTCGTGGCCCAGGGCTGCGACCGCATCTTCCACGTTCCGGGCGAAAGCTTCCTTGCGGTGCTCGACGCGCAGCACGACGTTCCGCAGGTCGATCTGGTCACCTGTCGACAAGAGGGCGGCGCCGCGTTCATGGCCTGCGCCGACGGGGCGATGACGGGCAAGCCCGGGATCTGCTTCGTGACGCGCGGGCCCGGCGCGACCAATGCCAGCATCGGCGTCCATGTCGCGATGCAGGATTCGATCCCGATGATCCTGTTCATCGGCGATGTCGACCGATCGATGCGTGACCGCGAAGGGTTTCAGGAGGTCGATTTCCCGGCCTTTTTCGGCCCCCTCACCAAATGGGCGACGCGGATCGAGGATGCCGCGCGGATCCCCCGAATATGTTGCGCGCGCGTGGAATGTCGCGGTCAGCGGGCGACCCGGTCCGGTCGTGGTCGCATTGCCCGAAGACATGCTGCTCGACGTGGTCGATACACGCGACCGCCCGCGGCTGACGCGCCACAGCGCGGGTCTTGCCCCCGAGGACTTCACCGACGTCCTCGACCTGCTCCGCACCGCCGAGCGCCCGGTGGCGATCGTCGGCGGCGCAGGATGGGACGTTGCGACCGGCGCGGCGTTCGATGCGTTCGCGCGCAGCTGGGGCATTCCGGTCGCGGGGGCGTTCCGGCGACAGGATTCAATCCCCAACAGCTCGCCGGCATGGGCCGGCAATCTCGGCTATGGCCCGAACCCCAGGCTCGTCGCGCGGATCAAGGCGGCCGACCTGCTGCTCGTCGTCGGCGCGCGACTCGGTGAAGCGACGACGGATGGCTATACGGTGATAACCCCGGACCATCCCGGCCAGACGCTGATCCATGTCCATCCCGATGCGGGCGAGCTCAACCGCGTCTATCGCGCCGATCTGGGCATCGCCGCACCGGTGTTTGAATTCGCAGCGATGCTCGCCGCCGCCGATGCTCCGGAAACGCCCCGCCCTGCCGGTGCCGAAGCCCATGCCGAATGGCAGGACTGGTCAAACCCCAAGCCGCGCGACGGCGTCACGCTCGACCTCGGCCAGTGCGTCGCCGCGATGCGTGAGCGGATCGACGCGGATCACGCGATCATCTGCAACGGCGCGGGCAATTTCTCGGGCTGGTGGCACCGCTATTGGCGCTACGGCGCACAGCCGTCACAGCTCGCTCCGACCGCCGGCGCAATGGGCTATGGCACGCCCGCCGCCGTCGCCGCCGCGCTGCGCCGCAAGGACAAGTTTGCAGTCGCGCTTGCCGGGGACGGCGACTTCCTGATGAACGGACAGGAGCTGGCGACTGCGGTCCAGCATGGTGCCGACATGCTCGTGCTGGTGATCGACAATGGCGCATACGGCACGATCCGCATGCATCAGGAGCGCGAATTCCCCGCGCGCCTGTCGGGCACCACGCTGCACAACCCCGATTTCGCCGCGCTCGCCCGCGCCTATGGCTGCTGGTCTGAAACGGTCGAGCGGACCGACGACTTCGCCCCTGCGCTCGACCGCGCGCTCGCCGAACGCGGCGTCCGCCTGCTGCACCTCAAGACCGATGTCGAGTTCATCACCCCCGCAACGACGATCGCGGCGATAAGGGGCTGATCAGTCCGTCGCGCGGCGGCGCGGTGCGCCAAGCGCTGCGTTCACCGCGTCGAGCGCCCAGCGCTCGCACAGCCCTACTGCACGGGCAAAGGCCTTTACGAAGCCCTTGATGTAGATCACGCCCGGAATCTCGTCGAACCGCTCTGCCTCGATCGCGGCGAGGTAACGGATCGGCACGCGGGTCATTTCCGCGACCTGCTCGATCGTCATCGCACAGCGCCGGCGCGCTTCGGCAAGTGCGCACCCCACGCTGCCGCGCGGTTCGATGCGCCAGTCACCCCTGGCGAAAGGTAATATCGGCTGTTCGATCATCGCGTTCATCGGCGTCAAGCCCCCCGGTTGGCTGACAATGCCGGGACTCGTCCCGGCCCGGAACAATGTAATGACTCGAATCACGTCGCGAGTCGATTCTGATTCGCCCATGAAAAAGGGCCGTTTCCCGCAGAAAACGGCCCTAATTCGGGTTAAGCACGATTTCGGGACGATCAGATATCGTCGCCGAGCGCACCTTTCACCTTGCCGGCGAATTGCTGCGCCTTGCCCTTCCCTTCCTGCTGCGCGCCCTCGGCGCGCGTTTCGGGATCGTTGCTCTGCTGCTTCGCCTTGCCGATCCCTTCGTTGACGTTGCCTTTGATCTTGTCGACGAGTTCGCCCATGATGGTCTCCATTGGTCCGGGGTTGGGGTTTCCCGATCAACCGCCGGGTCGCGTGAGAGTTCCGAAATTTCGGCCATTTCCCGGAGGTTCGGACGATGCCGCAGCGGATTGCCGAGCTTTACCAGCGCCACGCATCGGCGTTCGACGCGGCGCGTCGGAGTAGTTTCCCCGAGCGCACTTGGCTCGAGCGCTTCGAACGCATGCTCCCCCGCGGTGCCGAATTGCTCGACCTCGGCTGTGGTGGCGGAGAGCCGATCGCGCGCTTCCTGATCGACCACGGCCATCACCTGACCGGTGTCGACACCTCGACGACGCTGATCAACCTCGCCCGAACTCGCTTCCCGCGCCACAAATGGGTTGAGGCGGACATGATGCGCTTCGGCGGCGACAGCGGCGCCTATGACGGCATCCTCGCCTGGTGCAGCCTGTTCCATCTGGAGGTGGATCAGCAGGAAAAGCTGATCCGGCGGATGAGTATCTGGCTGCGCAAGGGCGGCGTCGCGCTGTTCAACACCGGCCCCGCCAGCGGTACCGCGATGGGCGAGTTCGAAGGCGAGGAACTCTTCCACGCGAGCCTCGCTCCCGCCGAGTACAATGCGATCTTCGCCGAATGCGGGCTGGCGGTGATCAATCATGTGATGGAGGACGCCAGTTGCGGCGGCTTCACGGTGTGGCTGGTGGGGAAGGCATGATGCGGCTTATCGGATGGTTGGTCGGCGTATTGTTGCTCGTTTTCATTGGCTGGATCGGCGGCCCAGCCGCAATGGCGAGCTATCGCGTTGGCACTGCAGCGGACGCAAAGGTGGCTCGCGAAGTCGTTGCCGAAGAACTCTTCGAGGCGCACCAGCGCGCCATCGTGGATGGTTATCGTTTGAATCTCACGGTCGATTCCACCCGCTATAACGAGCCGATCCGGGCATGCGGATACGATCCCGAAAATCTGTTGTACGAGGAGAATGTTCCATTCAGGGTATCGACAGATTGGGGCTTTGAAGTCCTGCAGTTTCGGGCGGGACAAGCCTTTGCGAGCATCGCACGCGAGGAACGAGTGACACATCTCGCCGCTCAGCATTCCCCTGCGACGATGGCGGCGCTGGCCCAATGCCTGAACAGCCCGATAGCGCCCCTGTGTCGCGGTCAGGTCGGTCGGATGATGGCCGCGGCGGACACCGCAGTCGCTAAGGAAGTGCGGGAGACACAGGCATTCGCCAAAGAGCAGGATCAGGCGATCCTGTGCACCTTCCTCGACGGCGCAGCGGCCCGGCGCGGCATCGCCAAGACCACCACCGCGCCGAAACCCGCCCCCTAGATCAACCCCGCCAACGGGCTCGACGGATCGGCATAGCGCCGCTGCCCCATCCGCCCGCTGCGATAGGCCAGTCGCCCGCTTTCGACCGCAAGGCGCATCGCGCGCGCCATCAGAACCGGGTCCTTCGCCTCGGCGATCGCGGTGTTCATCAGCACGCCGTCACAACCCAGCTCCATCGCCACCGCCGCGTCGCTCGCGGTGCCGACCCCGGCATCGACCAGCACCGGTACCTTCGCGCCCTCGACGATCAGGCGGATCGTCACGCGGTTCTGGATGCCAAGACCCGACCCGATCGGCGCGCCTAGCGGCATGATCGCCACCGCGCCCGCATCCTCCAGCCGCTTCGCCGCGATCGGATCGTCCACGCAATAGACCATCGGGAGGAAGCCCTCCTTGGCGAGGATCTCGGTCGCGCGCAGCGTTTCGTGCATGTCGGGGTAGAGCGTCTTCGCCTCGCCCAGCACCTCCAGCTTGACCAGGTCCCATCCCCCCGCCTCACGCGCCAGCCGCAGCGTGCGGATCGCGCTCTCGGCATCGAAACAACCGGCGGTGTTGGGGAGGTAGGTGATCTTCTTCGGGTCGATGAAATCGGTCAGCATCGGCGCATTGGGATCGCTGACATTGACCCGGCGCACCGCGACTGTGACGATCTCCGCCCCCGAAGCCTCGACTGCCGCCGCATTCTGCGCGAAATCCCTGTACTTGCCGGTCCCGACGATCAGCCGCGAATTGAACGTCCGCCCTGCGACCGTCCAGCTGTCATCATGATCGCCGCCACCGACAAAATGGACGATCTCCAGCTCGTCGCCATCCTCGACCATCACTTGCGCCAGTGTCGATCGCGGAACGACCTCCAGGTTGCGCTCCACCGCGACTTTCTCCGGCACCAGGCCCAGCTCGCTGGCGAGATCGGCGAGGGACAGCCCCGCCACGACGCGGCGATGCTCGCCATTGACGATGATCGTGATGGTGCCGTCGGCGTGCATGATTGCTCCTGACCGGTTG
The genomic region above belongs to Sphingomonas sp. J315 and contains:
- a CDS encoding TonB-dependent receptor — protein: MKTQRASGVGRDGFAAILLAGTAMVTLANPAFAQDAPVAPAAEDEIIVTGIRSSLATALAEKRTADNLVEVIQAEDIGKLPDQNLAEVLENVTGVQITRQAGVGNAVQIRGTDANRTEINGVSTVGSGAGRSGISFEDLPAALIASVEVTKVPTAKTIEGSVGGTINLRTMRPLSLKEPLIAFRGQMENSDLARTTLPRISGTIGSRWDTGIGEFGVVVSGSFARQDVANFAPRVDRDAVVLPGQGPSAQSFPFLRIQFFQQGLDNYEYETWNGTGALEWKPADNLRLYFDATVNNQQRAQESHRIQISGTATQSVVDATNNTAFETVKWGTLDGPNGPIDLGTVQATVAGTIGIGGSTGTVIDSNMRMSSDTGARITRSRVFDLGSEWVVGDLTVRAEGSLSTSKSEFPNFSTTLDFINPRGPQPVIGRSIDNGVPLAFDLRNGTLQFGLDQASPFAPSAAELLNPANYQLQQVAQGASTTDNQERAARLDLSYDFSDVMPFISSIDAGYRWNRTSAVNSEFSNNVSLTNTTSAWNRPRGNLFADILIPGPDNFNAADGRTLYFPDFLLIDGGLAFRNPVSVLNTLNSAIAASNAARTQGPAVASLATPTESFAGFFSIRETTSAAYFQANFDGEVGGARVRGNAGVRWLHTGLDSTGNNIANGVVTGQTVTSSSYEFWLPRFSLVVEPADKVLIRGGVARDIRRPNFDTLSTSYSFGTGANTPVAVGNPALVPEAVWSFDLSGEYYFAPSSLISIGFFHKSRTNLFAQRQEDPAPNLDLSGNLNIDITPPCEQGGIYNPVANRNINNPVQGVGICVPLLSTFNVGGTTTQTGIEIAFQHDLSAWEDTLGFASGFGFIGNFTYQKTGGTAREYRTADGPRTVFTLLGKPNSQDLITLTNLSKFAYNATLFYDKYGLNARMRYTWRSSYVSNDPFFFGLPRINGARGQLNASINYDITDRINVGVEGINLLREDQNQYCVNDKALLCFQGLTDRRITAGLSIRF
- a CDS encoding tetratricopeptide repeat protein — protein: MVALWRTAGLVAGAGIALTVTPAAAQGARVPVPPEGIAAFNKGEYGKAADLFVPAFDNCRSANPQGAACADIALAIAVLVATAGNAKTEPMILSAQAYIDTNVGRDSTDALAMLGAVTSYYDRLANLEKYLPVAERRLALARKLQGPTGRTAVIAAIGLCVVQWNLGQGQAAIDLLNPLVGKLPDTTPADLQLSGRVHDCIGMAYFSLDRVREAEPAFRRALALFERAEGETSELAIDAMASLANTLRKLDREDEARVIAARIDRLAKPDAQVRSRIDWAKGPAADPVAAARAALAAAEKQFGAQSPVTDMASADVGIALIDAGRVAEAEPYLERIKAAANNPANPASVRIKLLMGQITLTLKQDVRRFERAIPAIEQLVALAKSSGAGSDKILIDFQMYAGTSLLLNGQAPRAYPFLTDAGKLLLERLASYRDFDAAAQRETREYSPIFKFKVTTAWVLAQRR
- the rimO gene encoding 30S ribosomal protein S12 methylthiotransferase RimO, with translation MATRLPEAPKVGMVSLGCPKNLVDSERILTKLRSDGYAMSADYAGADVVLVNTCGFLDSAKEESLEAIGEAIAENGRVIVTGCMGKEAEVIRARFPNVLAVTGAHQYEEVVGAVHDAAPMPPNAFLNLVPDAGLKLTPRHYSYLKISEGCNHRCSFCIIPALRGDLVSRRPDAILREAEKLVEAGTQELLVISQDTSAYGVDIRKEPRMWKGTEVVPHMTDLARELGKIAPWVRLHYVYPYPHVDQVIPLMAEGLILPYLDIPFQHAAPSVLRTMRRPANEAKVLERLRNWRSIAPDITIRSTFVVGFPGETEEDFQYLLDWLDEAQLDRVGAFRFEPVEGAAANDLPGAVPDEVKEERYARIMEKTAAISAAKLQAKIGRTLEVIIDEVDGEGANARSQADAPEIDGTVFLRDAGHLKQGDIVQVEIEDADEHDLYGAPLA
- a CDS encoding leucyl aminopeptidase family protein is translated as MTDLSTLLQPDRGQPARTIHVVHPDQWQDWLKGQPPRVRTAIAAHKLTGKAGNRAVLPADKDDDWSMLLVCDEAETSPFRIASLGEQLPEGTYRLATGEPGAGMLGWVLAQYRFDRYRKDETAQGARVLLTGEPGRIEEILRLATATFKVRDLVNTPASDMGPAELEAEIAALAKANSATLTVTRGDALEQGYPMIHAVGMAAARGREPRLIELEWGDPKHPRLALVGKGVCFDTGGLDIKPSAGMRLMKKDMGGAAHAIALAGLVMAQRLPVRLHLLVAAVENSVAGNAFRPGDVLKTRKGLTVENTNTDAEGRLILGDTLTRAVEVRPGLILDFATLTGAARVALGPDLPALFANDDALAGAMLDAGDSVKDPLWRLPLWDGYDEMLKSDIADMVNSPDGPFAGPITAALFLRRFVPKDIAWAHLDLFAWRPAAKPGRPKGGDAMGLRATWAMLKARYADKS